In the Helicobacter pylori genome, one interval contains:
- the pssA gene encoding CDP-diacylglycerol--serine O-phosphatidyltransferase: MPINPLYLFPNLFTASSIFLGMMSIFYASSYQFVMACWLVVASLILDGLDGRVARLTNTTSKFGIEFDSLADVVAFGVAPSLITYFYVGYNFGRIGMAVSALFVIFGAIRLARFNISTNTSDPYSFIGIPIPAAAVLVVLCVLLDNKYHFLEGNTEKLFLSFIVLLGVLMVSNIRYPNFKKVKWNLKLFILVLIFLSLVFVRPLEALSVFMGLYLIYGIIRWLFLMVKIIFNKNKSA, from the coding sequence ATGCCTATTAACCCTCTCTACCTTTTCCCCAATCTTTTCACTGCTAGCAGTATTTTTTTAGGCATGATGAGTATTTTTTACGCTTCCAGTTACCAATTTGTCATGGCATGCTGGTTAGTGGTAGCGAGCCTTATTTTAGACGGACTTGATGGGCGTGTCGCAAGGCTTACCAACACCACTAGCAAGTTTGGTATTGAATTTGACTCCCTAGCTGATGTAGTCGCTTTTGGGGTGGCCCCAAGCTTAATCACTTACTTTTATGTGGGGTATAACTTTGGGCGCATAGGCATGGCGGTGAGCGCGTTGTTTGTGATTTTTGGAGCGATACGATTAGCGCGATTCAACATCAGCACGAACACAAGCGACCCCTATTCTTTCATCGGTATCCCCATTCCTGCGGCGGCGGTATTGGTGGTGCTTTGCGTGTTATTGGATAACAAATACCATTTTTTAGAAGGCAATACCGAAAAGTTATTTTTAAGCTTTATTGTCTTATTAGGGGTGCTTATGGTGAGCAATATCCGCTACCCTAATTTTAAAAAAGTCAAATGGAATCTCAAGCTTTTCATCTTAGTGTTGATTTTTTTATCGTTAGTGTTTGTGCGCCCTTTAGAGGCTTTAAGCGTGTTTATGGGGTTGTATTTGATTTATGGCATCATTCGGTGGCTCTTTTTAATGGTAAAAATTATTTTTAATAAAAATAAAAGCGCATGA
- the ftsH gene encoding ATP-dependent zinc metalloprotease FtsH, with protein sequence MKPTNEPKKPFFQSPIILAVLGGILLIFFLRSFNSDGSFSDNFLASSTKNVSYHEIKQLISNNEVENVSIGQTLIKASHKEGNNRVIYIAKRVPDLTLVPLLDEKKINYSGFSESNFFTDMLGWLMPILVILGLWMFMANRMQKNMGGGIFGMGSAKKLINAEKPNVRFNDMAGNEEAKEEVVEIVDFLKYPDRYANLGAKIPKGVLLVGPPGTGKTLLAKAVAGEAHVPFFSMGGSSFIEMFVGLGASRVRDLFETAKKQAPSIIFIDEIDAIGKSRAAGGVVSGNDEREQTLNQLLAEMDGFGSENAPVIVLAATNRPEILDPALMRPGRFDRQVLVDKPDFNGRVEILKVHIKGVKLANDVNLQEVAKLTAGLAGADLANIINEAALLAGRNNQKEVRQQHLKEAVERGIAGLEKKSRRISPKEKKIVAYHESGHAVISEMTKGSARVNKVSIIPRGMAALGYTLNTPEENKYLMQKHELIAEIDVLLGGRAAEEVFLEEISTGASNDLERATDIIKGMVSYYGMSSVSGLMVLEKQRNAFLGGGYGSSREFSEKTAEEMDLFIKNLLEERYEHVKQTLSDYREAIEIMVKELFDKEVITGERVREIISEYETANNLESRLIPLEEQAS encoded by the coding sequence ATGAAACCAACGAACGAACCTAAAAAACCTTTTTTTCAAAGTCCCATTATCCTTGCGGTTCTTGGAGGGATTTTACTCATTTTTTTTCTGCGTTCTTTCAATTCTGATGGCAGTTTTTCGGACAATTTCTTAGCTTCTAGCACTAAAAATGTGAGCTACCATGAAATCAAACAGCTCATCAGCAATAATGAAGTGGAAAATGTGAGCATCGGTCAAACTTTGATCAAAGCCAGCCATAAAGAGGGCAACAATCGTGTGATTTATATCGCTAAACGAGTGCCTGATTTGACCTTAGTGCCTTTGTTAGACGAGAAAAAAATCAATTATTCTGGTTTTAGCGAGTCTAACTTTTTTACCGACATGCTAGGGTGGCTCATGCCTATTTTAGTGATTTTAGGGCTATGGATGTTTATGGCAAACCGCATGCAAAAAAATATGGGTGGGGGTATTTTTGGTATGGGGAGCGCGAAAAAACTCATTAACGCTGAAAAACCCAATGTGCGTTTTAATGACATGGCGGGCAATGAAGAAGCCAAAGAAGAGGTGGTAGAAATCGTAGATTTCTTAAAATACCCTGATCGCTACGCTAATTTAGGGGCTAAAATCCCTAAAGGCGTGTTATTAGTAGGGCCTCCAGGAACCGGTAAAACCCTTTTAGCAAAAGCGGTGGCCGGCGAAGCACATGTGCCGTTTTTCTCTATGGGAGGGAGCAGTTTCATTGAAATGTTTGTGGGCTTAGGGGCAAGCAGGGTTAGAGATTTGTTTGAAACCGCTAAAAAACAAGCCCCTAGCATCATTTTTATTGATGAAATTGATGCCATAGGTAAAAGCAGAGCGGCTGGAGGCGTGGTGAGCGGAAACGATGAAAGAGAGCAAACCTTAAACCAACTCTTAGCCGAAATGGATGGTTTTGGGAGCGAGAACGCGCCTGTGATTGTCTTAGCCGCAACGAACCGCCCCGAAATCTTAGATCCGGCGTTAATGCGTCCAGGGCGCTTTGACAGGCAGGTTTTAGTGGATAAGCCTGATTTTAATGGCAGGGTAGAAATCTTAAAAGTGCATATTAAAGGCGTGAAACTCGCTAACGATGTGAATTTGCAAGAAGTCGCCAAACTCACCGCAGGGCTTGCAGGAGCGGATTTAGCGAATATCATCAATGAAGCCGCGCTTTTAGCAGGAAGAAACAACCAAAAAGAAGTCAGGCAACAGCATTTAAAAGAAGCGGTTGAAAGAGGGATTGCAGGGCTAGAAAAGAAAAGCAGGCGCATCAGTCCTAAGGAAAAGAAAATCGTCGCCTACCATGAAAGTGGGCATGCCGTGATTTCTGAAATGACTAAAGGGAGTGCTAGGGTGAATAAAGTCTCTATCATTCCAAGGGGAATGGCGGCTTTAGGCTACACCCTTAACACGCCTGAAGAAAACAAATACTTGATGCAAAAACACGAACTCATCGCTGAAATTGATGTGCTTTTAGGCGGGAGAGCGGCTGAAGAAGTCTTTTTGGAAGAAATTTCTACCGGTGCGAGCAACGATTTAGAAAGAGCGACTGATATTATTAAAGGCATGGTGAGTTACTACGGCATGAGCAGTGTCAGTGGGCTTATGGTGTTAGAAAAGCAACGGAACGCCTTTTTAGGAGGCGGTTATGGAAGCAGTAGGGAATTTAGCGAAAAAACCGCAGAAGAAATGGATCTTTTCATTAAAAACTTGCTAGAAGAGCGCTATGAGCATGTCAAACAAACCTTGAGCGACTACAGAGAAGCGATTGAAATCATGGTCAAAGAATTGTTTGACAAAGAAGTCATTACAGGCGAGAGAGTGCGTGAAATCATCAGCGAATACGAGACCGCCAATAATTTAGAAAGCCGTTTGATCCCTTTAGAAGAGCAAGCGAGTTAA
- the prmA gene encoding 50S ribosomal protein L11 methyltransferase, with protein MYYEFFFIFPKKRELFESFLLDATHLALEESSLENLKAFDDKETIEFISQSNWHYFATHDPLKKDLKEKPPHLKNFVILRSEENLNNSLIPALEAFCLNLKQNLQNEFDFFYLSRNLASKNWLEAYKQAILPVQCAKFYIHPSWHQKPSHVAANDCIMIDPALAFGSGHHESTSMCLELLSNLDLKRKNALDVGCGSGILSIALKRQGVSALVACDTDSLAVEETLKNFSLNQIPLLAQDKVVYGSTQKIEGRFDIIVANLVADVIKSLYSEFVRLCNHTLILSGILETHLNSVLQIYYNGFEVLEQRQRNEWVALKLLKKQPIN; from the coding sequence ATGTATTATGAGTTTTTCTTTATCTTCCCTAAGAAGCGAGAACTTTTTGAGAGCTTTCTTTTAGACGCCACACACCTAGCCCTAGAAGAATCAAGCTTAGAGAATTTAAAAGCGTTTGACGATAAAGAAACCATTGAATTTATAAGCCAATCCAATTGGCATTATTTCGCCACTCATGACCCCCTAAAAAAAGATTTAAAAGAAAAACCCCCACATCTCAAAAATTTCGTTATTTTACGCTCTGAAGAGAATTTGAATAACTCGCTCATTCCAGCATTAGAAGCGTTTTGTTTGAATTTAAAACAAAACCTGCAAAACGAGTTTGATTTTTTCTATCTTTCACGCAATCTGGCTTCAAAAAACTGGCTAGAAGCCTACAAACAAGCTATTTTACCGGTGCAATGCGCCAAATTTTACATACACCCTAGTTGGCATCAAAAGCCAAGCCATGTTGCTGCAAATGATTGCATAATGATCGATCCGGCTTTGGCCTTTGGATCAGGCCATCATGAAAGCACTTCTATGTGTTTGGAACTGCTCTCTAATCTTGATTTAAAACGCAAAAACGCTTTAGATGTGGGCTGTGGGAGCGGGATTTTAAGCATCGCTTTAAAAAGACAAGGCGTTAGCGCTTTAGTAGCTTGCGATACAGATAGTTTAGCCGTTGAAGAAACCCTAAAAAATTTTAGCTTGAATCAAATACCCCTATTAGCGCAAGATAAAGTCGTTTATGGCTCTACGCAAAAAATTGAAGGGCGTTTTGATATTATTGTGGCGAACCTTGTCGCTGATGTGATTAAGAGTTTGTATAGTGAATTTGTGCGGCTTTGTAACCACACTCTTATTTTATCAGGGATTTTAGAAACCCATTTAAACTCTGTTTTACAGATCTATTATAATGGATTTGAGGTTTTAGAACAGCGACAGCGTAACGAATGGGTCGCTCTAAAATTGCTTAAAAAACAACCAATAAATTAA